The following DNA comes from Burkholderia sp. HI2500.
GGCCGGATCGGAAATCCAGGCCTATCTCGACAGCAGAGGCCGGTTGACGCTCTCGGTCACGCACCCTACCTGGATCCGATCCGAAAACCGCGTATTGGTCCGTCGAGAATCGGACACATCCCTACTCGAGCTCAAGACAATCGATCTCGTCGATAACGCAGTCACGGGACTCGGCGCGGCGATGCTGTGGCGAATCGTCAGGGCATCCGATAAGTTGGGCATCAGCCGAATCATTGCATTCGCAGCGGGGGGCCGGAAGGCAGCGCCCAAACCGGGCGGGCGCCGGCTATTCGGGTACTACGCATGGCCACGGTTCGGCTTCGACGCGCCCATTCCGGACAAGTGCGGCGATGAAGCGGCGCTGTTCCAGTATTTCCAGGGGCACCCGGTCGGTCTTGCCGACGGATCACTCCGGTCGCTGCGTGCGCTCTATGCGACGCGATTCGGGCGGGATTTCTGGCGCGTAGCGGGATCACATCGCTGGATGACATTCGACGTCACACCGCACGGCATGTCCGTGCGGGCGCTGCAACGTTACTTGATCGAAAAGGGGATTTACGAATGAACGCAAAGCACACGCCAATCGCCGGATTCCGGATCACGCGCCCCACGGCGAAGCGTGGCCGGCCGTCGAGCCGGCGTCCTCTCGCCCTCAGCGCCGAAGCAAGGCGTCTCCTCGATGCGCTCGTCACAACCGAGCTCCATCACAGCCTGGCGCGTGTCATGCGCAAGTCCGCCGTCGGGCACGACACGCGGACGGCCAACATGCCGGTATCCCCGCCGCGACGCGCCGTCTTCAACGTCGGGCGTATCGATCTCTCGAAGTGCCAGTTGCCTGTCGAATCGATCGCCGACATAGAATTCTGGGGGCGCCGGGAAACACTCATGCACTTCGGGCACGACCCCGACCGGTAGCCGGCAACGACGACGAAGCCGCATGGCCCAGGCCGTCAACGATCGTGACTATCGCCGTTCCCCGTAACGATCGTTGACAGACGCCAACACCGCGAGAACAGCAGGACTGGCTCGGACTGATCCGATTTTTCCAGCATTCCGATCAGCCGCGTCCCACCGGCAGCGGTCCTACCCCCTCCTCCCCGCCTGCTCCCTCAACCACGCGGCAAACGCGACCACCGGCTCGACCGCCACACTCTCCGGCTCGACATCGAGCCAATACCCGAACGGCCCGATCGGCTGCACCGGTGACAGCCGCACGAGGCTGCCCTCGCCGATCTCCTCCTCGATCATGTTCAGGTCGACCACCGCGAGCCCCGCGCCCTTGCGCGCCGCGCGGATCGCCTGTTCGAGCGTCGAAAACTCGATGCCGTCGCCGATCCGCGCCGGCGGCACGCCCGCCTGCTCGCACCAGTCGGCCCACAGCGTCAGGCGCTTGCCTTCGTGCAGCACATGCAGCGACGGCAACCGGCCCAGCAGCACATCCAGCGCATCGCCGCGATAGCGCGGCGCGCCGACGAGCGCATGCCGCTCCATCATCAACAGCTCCGACTGCATCCCGGCGCGCGCCGCGCGCCCGAAGCGGATGTGGCAATGGCAATCGTCATCCGGCTCCGTGCGGATCGACAGCTCGACGTCGGGCAGCGCCTCCGCGAGCGTGCCGAGCCGCGGCGAAAACCACTGCGTCGCGAACGTCGGCGGCAGCGACACCGTCAGCCGCCGCTTCGCACCCGGCCGCGTGGCGACGATTTCGCCGACGCCCCGTTCGATCGTGTCGAACGCCTGCCCGATGAACGGCAGCAACCGCTCGCCGGCATCGGTCAGGCGCACGCCCTTGTGATCGCGCTCGAACAGCCGCGCGCCGAGCGCTTCCTCGAGCAGCCGGATCTGCCGGCTCACCGCCCCCTGCGTCACGCACAGCGAAACCGCCGCGCGGTTGAAGCTCAGGTGACGCGCGGTCTCCTCGAAAAATCGCAGTGCGATCAACGATGGCAGGCGTCGCATGATGTGTGTCCCCTTCGTTCGTATCGTTTGTATCGTTCGTGTCGTTGCCGGCCGGCACCGCCGGCCCGCCTGCGGGCAGCCTTGTCACGACGAGGCACGCCAGCCGCCCTACCGTAAAACCCCCGCGCCCAACGTCGCTGCCATTCAGCGACCCCGCGCCCGCGCCGCCCGCCTACAATAAGCATCCCGCACCAAACACGACACCGCCCCGTGAGACGCAAGATGCCGGCGCTGAATGCGCTGAAAGCCTTCGAGATGGCCGGCCGCACCGGCAGCTTCACGCGCGCGGCCGAGCTGCTCAACGTGACGCAGAGCGCGGTGAGCCGCCAGGTTCGCCAGCTCGAGGGCCAGCTCGGCGAAACCCTGCTCGAGCGCCGCCATCACCAGCTCGAACTGACCGCGGCCGGCCGCGTGCTGCTGCGCGCGCTGCAGCAGTCGTTCGACAAGATCGAGCTGACCGTGCGCAGCCTGCAGGAAAAAACCCACCTGAACCGCCTGCGCGCGAACGTGCCGCCCACCTTCGCCGCGCGCTGGCTGATGCCGCGCCTCGGCCGGCTGCGCGACGCGCATCCCGAATTCGAGCTGAGCCTTACGACCCGCATCCACGACAGCCTCGGCGAATCGCGCGTGCTCGACTGCGCGATCCGCTTCGGCGACGGCGAATGGGACGGCTTCGACAACGCGCTGCTGATGCAGGAGCAGCATATCGCCGTCTGCGCGCCCGCGCTGTATGCGCGGCTGCGACAGGACGGCGCGCCGATCGACCTGAACCGCTTCACGCTGCTGCACGTGCTCGCCACCGACGACCAGCGCTACCTGACCTGGCAGCACTGGCTGAAAGCAGCCGGCATCGCCGACGTCGACACGCGCGGCGGCTACGAATTCGACCTGCTCGACCATGCGATCCGCGCGGCGATCGACGGCCTCGGCATCACGATCGCCGACCGCCACATGGTCGCGCGCGAACTCGCGACCGGGCAACTGATGCAGGTGCTCAACGTGCACGTCGACGGCCACCAGTCGTACTGGTTCGTCACGCGGCCCGAGCAGACGAACCTGCCGCACATCGTCCAGTTCCGCGACTGGCTGCAGCAGGAAGTGTGGCTCGCGAAGCGCCATCTCGAACCGTCGTCGCCGCTGCCGCAGGTGCCGCTGGCCTAGCGCGCGACCCGCCCCGGCCACCCTCGACCTGCGGCCGCGGGCGACACCTTACCGGCTTCCGCGCCCGTCCGCACTCGGACCAGTCGGAAAATACGACAGCCCTCCGCCCGCTCCCCCCGGGCCCACGCCACGGCAGCCTTGCCGGACGGGCGACTCCAGCCGATTCGCCGAGTAACGTGCGCTTTTCTCATGTTCGACGCGAAAATAAGTCGTTTGTCGTGCGCTAAACGCATGAACAGAATGGCCGCTATCCCGTGCCACGCGTGTCGCCACTCGAAGCGATCCGCCTGCATTCATCGGAGGAGTCACTTCATGCGCACCGAACGCAACTACGTGAACGGCCGTTTCGTCGCCCCGGAAAGCGACACGTTCATCGTCGTCCACAATCCCGCCACCGAAGCGCCGTTCGCGCGCGTGCCGGCCGCGACACCGGCCGACGCGCTCGCCGCCGTCGACGCTGCGGCCGCCGCGCAGAAGGCGTGGCGCAAGCTGCCGAGCGCCGAACGCGCCGCGTACCTGCACCGCTTCGCCGACGCGCTGACCGCACGCGCGCCCGACATCGGCGCGGCGCTCGCGCGGGAATCCGGCAAGAGCGTCGCGGACGCGTCGAACGAAGC
Coding sequences within:
- a CDS encoding LysR substrate-binding domain-containing protein, translated to MRRLPSLIALRFFEETARHLSFNRAAVSLCVTQGAVSRQIRLLEEALGARLFERDHKGVRLTDAGERLLPFIGQAFDTIERGVGEIVATRPGAKRRLTVSLPPTFATQWFSPRLGTLAEALPDVELSIRTEPDDDCHCHIRFGRAARAGMQSELLMMERHALVGAPRYRGDALDVLLGRLPSLHVLHEGKRLTLWADWCEQAGVPPARIGDGIEFSTLEQAIRAARKGAGLAVVDLNMIEEEIGEGSLVRLSPVQPIGPFGYWLDVEPESVAVEPVVAFAAWLREQAGRRG
- a CDS encoding LysR substrate-binding domain-containing protein produces the protein MPALNALKAFEMAGRTGSFTRAAELLNVTQSAVSRQVRQLEGQLGETLLERRHHQLELTAAGRVLLRALQQSFDKIELTVRSLQEKTHLNRLRANVPPTFAARWLMPRLGRLRDAHPEFELSLTTRIHDSLGESRVLDCAIRFGDGEWDGFDNALLMQEQHIAVCAPALYARLRQDGAPIDLNRFTLLHVLATDDQRYLTWQHWLKAAGIADVDTRGGYEFDLLDHAIRAAIDGLGITIADRHMVARELATGQLMQVLNVHVDGHQSYWFVTRPEQTNLPHIVQFRDWLQQEVWLAKRHLEPSSPLPQVPLA